The genomic stretch TTGGCATTGCCGGCATGATCGTGGCGCTCGACGCCTTCGGGCCGGTGACCGACAATGCGGGCGGGATCGCCGAAATGGCCGGCCTCGATCCGGAGGTGCGCAAATCGACCGATGCGCTCGATGCCGTCGGCAACACCACCAAGGCCGTCACCAAGGGCTATGCCATCGGTTCGGCCGGTCTCGGGGCGCTGGTGCTGTTCGCCGCCTATTCGAACGACCTCGCCTATTTCGCGGCAAACGGGGACACCTATCCCTTCTACGCCAATATGGGCGACATCTCGTTCTCGCTGTCGAACCCTTATGTGGTGGCGGGCCTGATCTTCGGCGGACTGATCCCCTATCTCTTCGGCGGCATCGCGATGACGGCGGTCGGTCGCGCGGCGAGCGCCGTCGTTGCCGAAGTGCGTCGTCAGTTCAGGGAAAAGCCCGGCATCATGAGCGGAACGGAAAAGCCGGATTACGGCCGCGCCGTCGACATGCTGACCAAGGCCGCGATCCGCGAGATGATCATCCCCTCGCTGCTGCCGGTCCTTGCCCCGCTCGTCGTCTTCTTCGGCGTCTGGCTGATGTCGGGCTCGAAAGCCTCGGCGTTCGCGGCGCTCGGCGCCTCGCTTCTCGGCGTGATCGTCAACGGCCTGTTCGTCGCCATCTCGATGACGTCCGGCGGCGGCGCCTGGGACAATGCCAAGAAGAGCTTCGAGGACGGCTTCGTCGATGCCGACGGGGTAACCCACGAAAAGGGTTCGGATGCCCACAAGGCCTCCGTCACCGGCGATACGGTCGGCGATCCCTACAAGGATACGGCCGGTCCTGCCGTCAACCCGGCGATCAAGATCACCAATATCGTGGCGCTTCTGCTCCTGGCTGTGCTCGCCTGAGCAAAGAACATCACCCGGCGGAACCGCTCCGCCGGGAAAACAAAAGAGACCCCGCCTTGTGTTGCAGGCGGGGTCTTCGTCGCTTGGGGCTTCGCCGTGCGCCCTACTGGATCGCCCCGCCATTGGTGGCGAAGAAGTCGCGGGCGGCGCTGGCGCCGGTGCCCTGCAGGATCTGCTGGATGAAGGTGATGTCCTTGCCCCCGGTCGGCGTCGTATCGGAGACCATGTCGACAACCTTGCCGTCTTCGAGCGTATAGCGGGCGATCTTGTCGACGCGGCCATTGCTGTTGAAGTAGACTGCCAGGATTTCCTGATTGACGAGGCGCGGCTTCTGGAACTCGAAACGGCGCTCCTTGCGCTGCGAGATGTAGAACAGGACCTCGTTGTCGAAGGTCGCCGTCGTTGACGGCTGGCCGAGCGTCAGCACGACCTGCTCGCGGCTCGACCCTTCCTTCACAAGCTGCAGCCGCTCCTCGTCGACCACATAACCCTGATAGAAGACATCCTTGGTGCCGATCACGTCGGAGGTCGAGCACCCTGCGGTAAAGAGCGCGACGGCGACGAGCGCGCCCGCGGCAGCCGGACGAACCGGTCTGAAATCAAAATAGTCTCGGCGCATCTTCAAGCGTCCACTCCCTGGCAAACTTCATATCAGGCCGGCGAAGCCTTCCGGCCGGCCGCCGTGTTTCATATCATTCAGGCGTCGCCTTCGACGAAGGTCGGCTTTGGCCGCGATTCCCGGTTGCGGGCGCGGGACGCGCAAACTACCATTGACCATGGTTCTGTTTGAGCGCACAGACCGCCTGCTGCCGGATGAACCCGAAGCCTCGCGTTTTCCAACTCAACTGGATAAACCAGCTTGTGCCGGGATGCAATTGTTCGGGCGGTTTGCGGCCAGTGGCTAAAGCCAAGTCAAAGAGAGTGGAATGGTCCTGAGGATTTTCGGCAAGAACCGCGCCAACCGCATGATCGTGCAGCGCCAATATGGCGTGATCACGGCAACGGCGCGGCAACCCTGTTTCTATACGGATTACGGTGTTCCGGATACGGTGATGGGCCGTTTCGAGATGCTGTCCGTGGTGATGATCCTTTTCCTGCAGCGCACCTCGAAATCCTCGGACAGCGGCAAGCAGATGGCCCAGGAGGTCGTCGACGCCTTCTTCATGGA from Martelella sp. AD-3 encodes the following:
- a CDS encoding outer membrane protein assembly factor BamE — its product is MRRDYFDFRPVRPAAAGALVAVALFTAGCSTSDVIGTKDVFYQGYVVDEERLQLVKEGSSREQVVLTLGQPSTTATFDNEVLFYISQRKERRFEFQKPRLVNQEILAVYFNSNGRVDKIARYTLEDGKVVDMVSDTTPTGGKDITFIQQILQGTGASAARDFFATNGGAIQ